A window of Hydrotalea sp. genomic DNA:
CGAAAAAACCCGCGCCAAAACATCCATCAATGAATTATTGCGCGCCTAACATTTTTTTATTATGATTTTTTCATGGAAAAATCGACCGCGCTTATCCTTACCGAAAAACTCATTGCCTGCCCGTCGGTAACGCCGCGCGACGGCGGGGCGATGGCGGTGTTAATCGCATTTTTGGAAAAACTCGGTTTTACCTGCAATATTTACGAATTTGGCGATGGCGTCCACAAAACAAAAAACCTTTACGCCAAATGGGGCAAGGGTGAAAACAACCTCGCCTTCGCCGGCCATGTCGACGTGGTGCCGGTCGGCGACGAAACCAAATGGTCATCGCCACCATTTGCGCCAACTATAATTGACGGCTTCCTCCATGGGCGCGGCGCAATAGACATGAAGGGCGGGGTGGCCTGCTGGTGCGCCGCCCTCGAAAAATTTTTAAAAAATTCTTCGGCGGAAAGGGCAACCAACGCCGCGCTATCACTGCTGATAACCGGCGATGAAGAAGGCCATGCCAAATTTGGCACCAAAAAATTGTTAGAACAAATTGATTCGGATGGCGAAAAAATATCGGCCTGCATCACCGGCGAACCAACCTGCCCCACAATATTGGGCGACATGATAAAAATCGGGCGGCGCGGCGGTTTGACCGGCACCCTGACGGTGCATGGCACCATGGGGCATACGGGTTACCCGCAACTGGCCGATAACCCGCTCCACCGCTTGGTCGATATGTTGGCGGTGCTAAAAAATTGGCAAATCGATAAGGGCAACGAAAAATTCCAACCCAGCCAGCTCAGCATCACCACCATAGACACCGGCAACCGCGCCACCAATGTTATCCCAAATAAAGTAATGGCTAGTATAAACTTACGTTTCAACAATGAACAAACCGGCGATGGCTTGATAAAAAAAATTGAGGCCATGTTGCAACCATTCGACAAAACCAAATGGCATATCGATTGGTTTTTAAACGGCGATAGTTTTTTAACCCCCGAGGGTGCGGTGTCAAAAAAATTGCAAGCCGCAATAAAAAAAGTAACCGGACAAACCGCGGTGCTGGACACATTGGGCGGCACGTCAGATTCGCGCTTCATCAAAAACTATTGCCCAGTGGTGTTGGATTTCGGCCATGTCAACCAAACCATCCACCAAGTTGACGAACGGGTTGCGTTAAAAGACCTTGAAGATTTAACTGAAATTTATTATCAGTTTATGGTTGCGTATTTTTCGGCTTAAAAACATCTAAAACCATGCAGACCAATCATCAGGATAATATCTTGTGGCGCCCCAGCGACGAGCGGGTGCGCGCCAGCAACCTGCACCATTTCACAACCTGGCTGGCCGAAAAAACCGGCAAGGATTTTCCGACCTATGAATCGTTGCATCAATTTTCTTGCGACCAGGTTGGTGAATTTTGGTCGCATGTTTGGGATTACATGGGGGTGATTGGCGACAAGGGGAAAATCGCCGTCGCCCACCCGGACCGCATGCCGCATGCCAATTTTTTTCCCGAATCTTCATTAAATTTTGCCGAAAATATTTTACAGCTGGGTGGCGAAACCGCCGAGATTTTTTTCATGGGCGAGGATGGCCGTGGCCATAAAAAATCACACGCCGCTATAATCAGCGAAGTAATGCAAATGGCGCGCGCGCTCGAATCCTTTGGTGTGCAACCTGGCGACCGCGTCGCGGCATTCATGCCGAACATTCCCGAAACCATTATTGCCATGTTGGCCACGTCGTCTATCGGCGCGGTTTTTACCTCCTGCTCGCCCGATTTTGGCGTGCCCGGCGTGCTCGACCGATTTGGCCAAACCACGCCGCGCGTCCTTATCGCTTGCGATGGTTATCATTACGCCGGCAAAAAAATCGACACCATGCCAAAAATTTTGGAGATGCAAAAAAACTTACCATCATTGGAAAAAACCATCATCGTGCCATTTTTGCATCCCG
This region includes:
- the dapE gene encoding succinyl-diaminopimelate desuccinylase — translated: MEKSTALILTEKLIACPSVTPRDGGAMAVLIAFLEKLGFTCNIYEFGDGVHKTKNLYAKWGKGENNLAFAGHVDVVPVGDETKWSSPPFAPTIIDGFLHGRGAIDMKGGVACWCAALEKFLKNSSAERATNAALSLLITGDEEGHAKFGTKKLLEQIDSDGEKISACITGEPTCPTILGDMIKIGRRGGLTGTLTVHGTMGHTGYPQLADNPLHRLVDMLAVLKNWQIDKGNEKFQPSQLSITTIDTGNRATNVIPNKVMASINLRFNNEQTGDGLIKKIEAMLQPFDKTKWHIDWFLNGDSFLTPEGAVSKKLQAAIKKVTGQTAVLDTLGGTSDSRFIKNYCPVVLDFGHVNQTIHQVDERVALKDLEDLTEIYYQFMVAYFSA